AGTCCTGGCACGAACCATTTGAATCCGACAGGTACCTCGAGCAAGTCTCGGCCGAGGCCTGCGACGACACGATCGATCATCGACGACGACACCAAAGTCTTTCCAACTTTGCAGTTCGGCGACCAGCCGGATCGGTGTGTGAAGAGGTAGTCGATTGCAACTGCCAGATAGTGATTGGGATTCATCAGACCACCGTCAGGTGTCACCACTCCATGGCGGTCCGAGTCCGCGTCGTTTCCCGTGGAGATGTCATACGAGTTCCGTGCTGCGATCAACGACGCCATCGCGTTGGGAGACGAACAATCCATTCGGATCTTTCCGTCGGTATCGAGCGTCATGAAGCGGAAAGTCGCATCGACGAGCGGATTGACGACAGTGAGGTCGAGGTTGTGACGCTCGGCGATCGCCTGCCAGTAGTCGACACTCGCACCACCGAGCGGATCGGCGCCGATGCGCACCCCGGCCGACCTGATCGCGTCGAGATCTACGACGTTCGACAGATCCTCGACGTAAGTTCCAAGGAAGTCGTACTTGTCCACCGAGGTACTCAGAGCGGTCGCCAACGACACGCGCTTCACACCTGCCAGTCCACCGCGCAGCAGCTCGTTGGCACGGTCCGCGATCACGGACGTGGCGTCACTGTCTGCGGGACCACCGTGCGGAGGGTTGTACTTGAATCCGCCGTCACGCGGCGGATTGTGCGAGGGTGTGACGACGATGCCGTCGGCCTTGGCCGAAGATCCGGTCGAGTTGTAGCGCAGAATCGCGTGACTGACGGCCGGCGTCGGCGTGTACCGATCCCCGGAGTCGACGAGTACCGAAACATCGTTTGCAGCAAGAACTTCCAACGCTGTGGTCCACGCGGGCTCGGACAGCGCGTGCGTGTCACGGCCGATGAACATCGGGCCGGTGATGCCCTGCGAGGCGCGGTATTCGACGATCGCCTGCGTCGTTGCGAGAATATGAGCCTCGTTGAACGCCGTATCCAGACTGGATCCACGGTGACCGGACGTCCCGAAAACGACGTGTTGGCCCGGATCCGACATGTCCGGAGTACGGGAGTAGTAGGCCGTGACCAGCTGCGCTACGTCGACGAGATCCTCGGGCAGAGCAATGGAACCAGCTCGTTCGTGCGCCACGATGCGCCTCCTTCTTGTCGCAGAGTCAACTCCCGGACAACACTAGTTCCCCGGTGAAGTTTCGCGTCGGCGCACCTGCGATCAGGCGGCGTGTAGCGAGCACCGGGAACCCCACGGAGACTGGCATACAAAAAAACGCCGGGCCGCGCGAGAGCTTATGCTCTTGTGCGGCCCGGCGTTCGCGTGGAGCTGCCGGGAATCGAACCCGGGTCCTCTGCTGCATTGCCAGGGCTTCTCCGTGTGCAGTCTGCTATGTCTCTACTTGGATCTCCCGATCTCGCAAACAAGCCAGGATGACGATCCCAGCCACTGTTTGATTTTCCTCATCACTCCGTGGCCGAGTGAATCGGTAAGCCCTCTAGCTGATGCCAGTACCCGGACCGAGGGCAAGCCCGGACTGACAGACACGCAGTCGCTACTTAGGCAGCGAGTGCGTAGTCGCGCTGATTGGAATCGGCGCTTATATTTTTGCGATGACGCTTACGGTGGTCTCTCGCCTGCACCGACACGCTTCCCCTGACTCAACATACAAAGTCGAAACCGTTCAGCCCCGTATGTTCCGAAGCACTGTGCTCCGGCTTGTCAGTGTAACGCGTGCGCCGAGCAGATTCATCCCGATACCCATCGGGATACCAACCGTGGTGAGTCAGGCCCGGTCGACCTGCCGCACAACCGCCTGCAGGGTACGACCCAACAGGACCTTGCGGGCCGGCAGAGACCCGTACCAGAACACCCTCCCTGCGAGTCCGCGTGGGAAGAAGTAGGTTCGCTGTTCGAGTCGAGTACCACCACCCGCCGAGATCACTTGGTATTGCATCCGCGCGTCGCCAGGCAGTGATGCGGTAGACCGCAACCGCACCTCACCCGAGTTTTCCTCTTCACGATCCTCCCGACGCCAACCCTTCAATTCACCCGATTCGACAGCGCCTCGCAGTCGACTACGGATCTCGCTCGGCCCACTACCGAGAAATACGCTGCGACTGTCGCAGTAGACGACCTCCCCGGCCCACGTCGGATCGGTCGGCAGTGGATCGGACGGTTGTGCCGAGTCGGAGTCGGACCACGTCGTTTCGGTCTCCCCCTCCTCGATGTTCCGCAGCGCGAGACGCACGGACTCGCGATACGAAGTCAGACCGCCTGCAGGTCGAGGGATGATCGAATCGACGTCCATTCCGTGTGCGACGGCGTCGAATTGCAAAGATTCGATGAGTGGCATGGCCAGTCCGCGCGGGATCGGGGTGACCAATCCGATCCAATGGCCGGCGAGACGCGGCGTCAACACCGGCAGCACCACCATTCGACGCTGGCGCAGCCCGGCAACTCCCGCGTAGATGTTCATCATTTCGCCGTATTCCATGACGTCGGGGCCTCCGACGTCGAACGTTCGGCTTTCCTTCAGATCGGCCTCGGCAGCACCGATGAGGTAGTGGAGCATATCGCGCACCGCGATCGGCTGGATCCTGTTGTGCACCCATCTCGGAGTCGTCATGACCGGTAGACGGTTCGTCAGGTGCCGGATCATCTCGAAGGACGCCGAACCCGAGCCGATAACGACACCGGCCTGGAGAACCAACGTCGGTACCGAGGATTCGATGAGGATCCGACCTACTTCGGCGCGAGATTGCAGATGCTCCGACAGCTCGCCGTCGGTGGGGTGCAATCCGCCCAGGTAGACGATTCTGCCCACTCCGCTTTCCGCAGCGACGTCGGCGACGTTCTCAGCACCGGTACGCTCGGCGTCCGCGAAATTGTCGTGGCCCACCGAGCCCATCGAGTGAACGAGGTAGTAGACGACGTCCACGTCCGCGAACGCAGCCTTCAGAGAATCTCGATCGTTGAGGTCACCCTGCGCGATCTCGACGTCGTCTGCCCACGGAACACCGTCCAGCTTGTCAGGGTTACGCGCCAACACTCGCACTGTGTAACCGGCGTCGAGAAGCCGCGGAGCGAGGCGTCCTCCGAGGTAGCCCGTCGCTCCGGTGACAAGCACGCGAAGCGGGGTCGAGTTGATGTTGGCGGTCATCAACCCCTGATACCCCCGAAGTGGCTGATTCAACCGGGATCGGCACGGCAATCATGTGCACCCAGCCGGAATCGGATTATCACGCGACGGCGATCATCCCGACCGCACCGAGAGCTATGACCATGCCGATCTGCTGTAGACGACCAACACGCTCGCCGAGCATGACCATCGCCAACAGCACCGTCGCCGCCGGATACAGCGACGCGATGACGCTGACAAGCGAGAGCATCCCACCCTGGTAGGCGTAGAGCAGTGCGGCGTTCGCGACGACGTCGAGCACGCCGACGAACGCCGCGAGTTTCAGGACACTTCCATGGGGGGCGGAAAAGTGACCGGTTGCCAATGCAACGCTCCACACCACGGCGGTTGCCGAGGCTCGCGACGCGGCCAGTGGCCACAGCCCAGATCCTTCGCCGATCTGATGGAGACAGATGAACGCCAACGCGAATGTGATACCCGAGCCGACCGTGAGCCAGGCGACAGTACGGGTGAATTTCATGTCGCGACCGCCCGCGACCTCACCGGTCGCCTCGTCCGGCGACTCCTTACTCACCAAGACCACCGCAACGAGCGCGAGAGCAATTCCGCAGAACGCGAGCATGCCGGGTCTTTCCCCGATCATGAGCCCAGCGAGCACTGGAATGCCGGCGACGAGAACGGCAGTCAGCGGCGACACCACGGCCATCGGTCCCGACGCCAGGGCGAGATAGAACCACCAGACCGCAAGACCCCCAGCGACCCCGGACGCCAGCCCCCACAACATCGGAACCAACGACACGGTGCCGCCGACGAATGGGGCTATCAGCAAGACGACGACCAAAGAGAACGGGTAGGAAACGATGACGACTCGAAGTGCGGCTACCCGCCTCGATGCGACTCCGCCGACGAAGTCGCTGACTCCGTAGCCGACGGCAGCGACGAGCGCGAGCAGGATCGCGGTCAGCGCATGCCTTTGATTCGACGTCCGAGTTCGCGCGTCACCTCGCGTTCGGCGGTGCGGCGCGCCAAGTCCTGACGCTTGTCGTAGTCCTGCTTACCTCTGGCCAAGGCAAGCTCGACCTTGACCTTGCCATCGGAGAAATACATCGACAGTGGGACGATCGTCAGGCTGCCTTCCTTGACCTTGCCCGCCAGACGTTCGATTTCTCGCTTGTGCAGCAAAAGCTTCCGAGTGCGCCTCGGTGCGTGGTTGGTCCAACTGCCCTGCGTGTACTCGGGGATGTGAAGTCCACGCAGCCACACCTCACCGTCGTCTACGGTCGCAAAAGCGTCGGCCAAAGATGCTTTGCCTTCGCGAAGGCTCTTCACTTCGGTTCCGACAAGGGCGACACCGGCCTCGAAGACATCGAGGATCGCATAGTTGTGTCGCGCTTTTCGGTTGGTCGCGATGGCCTTACGGCCCTTCTCTCTCACTGCAGGGCCCTTTCTCGAGCGCGGGAAGGCGTGTGCGCTCGTGTACACAGCCGCTCCAGCATAGAACCGATGAGCAATCCGTTTTCTTCCGGCCGGAGCGGAGCCTGCGGAGTGACCAGGATTGGCCGGAGCGGAGCCTGCGGAGTGACCAGGATCAGCCGGAGCGGAGCCTGCGGAGTGACCAGGGTGAGTGTATGGAGCTGATCTATTCTCTGACGTAGA
This region of Rhodococcus sp. PAMC28707 genomic DNA includes:
- the pgm gene encoding phosphoglucomutase (alpha-D-glucose-1,6-bisphosphate-dependent), with translation MAHERAGSIALPEDLVDVAQLVTAYYSRTPDMSDPGQHVVFGTSGHRGSSLDTAFNEAHILATTQAIVEYRASQGITGPMFIGRDTHALSEPAWTTALEVLAANDVSVLVDSGDRYTPTPAVSHAILRYNSTGSSAKADGIVVTPSHNPPRDGGFKYNPPHGGPADSDATSVIADRANELLRGGLAGVKRVSLATALSTSVDKYDFLGTYVEDLSNVVDLDAIRSAGVRIGADPLGGASVDYWQAIAERHNLDLTVVNPLVDATFRFMTLDTDGKIRMDCSSPNAMASLIAARNSYDISTGNDADSDRHGVVTPDGGLMNPNHYLAVAIDYLFTHRSGWSPNCKVGKTLVSSSMIDRVVAGLGRDLLEVPVGFKWFVPGLLEGGLGFGGEESAGASFLRTDGRVWTTDKDGIILALLASEITAVTGKTPSQRYVDFTAQYGSPVYARVDAPASREEKAVLAKLSADQVTATELAGEKITATLTTAPGNGGAIGGLKVTTENAWFAARPSGTEDVYKIYAESFKGEDHLAQVQTAARELVSQALDRS
- a CDS encoding NAD(P)H-binding protein, whose amino-acid sequence is MTANINSTPLRVLVTGATGYLGGRLAPRLLDAGYTVRVLARNPDKLDGVPWADDVEIAQGDLNDRDSLKAAFADVDVVYYLVHSMGSVGHDNFADAERTGAENVADVAAESGVGRIVYLGGLHPTDGELSEHLQSRAEVGRILIESSVPTLVLQAGVVIGSGSASFEMIRHLTNRLPVMTTPRWVHNRIQPIAVRDMLHYLIGAAEADLKESRTFDVGGPDVMEYGEMMNIYAGVAGLRQRRMVVLPVLTPRLAGHWIGLVTPIPRGLAMPLIESLQFDAVAHGMDVDSIIPRPAGGLTSYRESVRLALRNIEEGETETTWSDSDSAQPSDPLPTDPTWAGEVVYCDSRSVFLGSGPSEIRSRLRGAVESGELKGWRREDREEENSGEVRLRSTASLPGDARMQYQVISAGGGTRLEQRTYFFPRGLAGRVFWYGSLPARKVLLGRTLQAVVRQVDRA
- a CDS encoding DMT family transporter, producing the protein MLALVAAVGYGVSDFVGGVASRRVAALRVVIVSYPFSLVVVLLIAPFVGGTVSLVPMLWGLASGVAGGLAVWWFYLALASGPMAVVSPLTAVLVAGIPVLAGLMIGERPGMLAFCGIALALVAVVLVSKESPDEATGEVAGGRDMKFTRTVAWLTVGSGITFALAFICLHQIGEGSGLWPLAASRASATAVVWSVALATGHFSAPHGSVLKLAAFVGVLDVVANAALLYAYQGGMLSLVSVIASLYPAATVLLAMVMLGERVGRLQQIGMVIALGAVGMIAVA
- the smpB gene encoding SsrA-binding protein SmpB, with translation MREKGRKAIATNRKARHNYAILDVFEAGVALVGTEVKSLREGKASLADAFATVDDGEVWLRGLHIPEYTQGSWTNHAPRRTRKLLLHKREIERLAGKVKEGSLTIVPLSMYFSDGKVKVELALARGKQDYDKRQDLARRTAEREVTRELGRRIKGMR